Sequence from the Fusobacterium periodonticum ATCC 33693 genome:
TAGCAGAGCCACCTATAAAAGGATTTACTACAAGACATTTTCCTTCAATAGTATTTTCTTTAAAGAAAGTATCAGCTACTTTTCTATTCTCATCTGTAAGTACCAATTCTGTATTTAACTCATAAAGTGTTGAAAAACTTTTTTTATCCAGCTTTGCAACTAAATCTAAATTATATTCTGCTTCATTTTTAACTGACCTTGATCTTTTTTGTAAGACACCTTTATTATATGTAAAAAATGAATTTAATTTAGAAATAGGTCCTATCTTTATTTTAGCCTTACTCGCTCTTGCAAGAGCAGCAATATAGCTATCATTATACAAAGCTATAAAAACATCTGCTTTAAAATAAGCAATTTTTTCTAAAAGTTCAGCCTTAGTATAGTCATCAAGTATAACAAATCTATCAATATATGGCAAGTTTTTCACTATATCCATATTATATTTCCTAACAATAGCTACAAGCTCTGCATTAGGATACATTTTTTTTATCATAAAAAAACTTGGTATAGATAAAATTAAATCTCCTATTTTATCTGTTCTTGAAACTAAAATTCTTTTAATTTCCATCGTTTCCTTCCTTTTCAATATAGGACTTATTTTTGTATATTTCTCTTAATTTATAGTATTTAACCATAGTATAAAGTGAACTTGTTGTAGCCAATAGAAGTCCTTCAAGCCCATCTAAAAAACCAAGTCTTACTATATACATTCTTAAAAATTTATATATTGGACTCAATACTATAGAAATTAAACTAGCCTTTTTTCCTTTTTTATAATACTCAATAGCTCCTAAAGTTGTGTATTTATTAAATCTTTCAAAATAATCTGCTAAATCAGAATAAGTGTGATGATAAATATATTTATGAAGTTTAGCTATTTCTTGATTTGTTTCAAACTCTTCATGAACATTATTTTCATTAAATCTTCCTGAATCTTTTCTAAACAATCTAATTCTATATGAGTTACTCCAACCACCATGTTTTATTTTCTTGTTAAAACAAACTGACATAAAGTTTATTTTATATACTTTATAACGACTATTTTCTTTTATTGCCTTTATTCTTTTGGCAAGTTCAGGTGAAATTTCTTCATCAGCATCAATATTTAATACCCAATCTGAAGTTGCTAAATCTATAGCTTTATTCCTTTGTGCACCGTACCCAAGCCATTCTTGATATACAAACTTTGCTCCAAATTTCTTAGCAATTTCTTCTGTTTTATCTGTTGATCCACTATCTACAATCACTATCTCATCAGCAAAATCTTGTACAGATTTTAAAGTTCTTTCTAAATTTTTCTCTTCATTTAAAGTTATTATTGAAACGGTTAAGGTCACAAGCCACCTCCATTAGTTAAGATATCCAACCATATATTTTTCCTAAAATTAGATTTCTTGCAAGCAGTAAATTAATTTTAAATTTTTTAACACTATAGTTTCTTAATTCTATTCTTCTTATCATATCCCAATTTGCTGTCATAGAATTAGTTCCTTTTTTAGTAGATACAAAGCCAACTATTCCTAATTCTTTTAAAACTTTAATTGTTGCCTTACTTCTATGTCCCCAAGGCCAACAAAAGAATTTCACTTCATTTCCTAGATTTCTTTCTATTATTTTTTTATTTTCTGAAAAATCTTCTTTTATTCTTTTTTCATAGTCAGTTTCACTTTCAATAGAAAAATACTCTTTGTTTCCATTGATAAATTCCTGACATTTTTTTAAAATTTCATTCTTATCAGTAATTTTATTTTCTATATTTTTTTCATAAAAATCTTTGAAAATCTTAAAGAATTCTTTTTTAACAAGAGTTGCTCTTCCTGTATATTCTCCTCTTTTTGGAAAAACTGGAAAATTATCTTGTAACTCTCCATATAAGTATAGTTCAGGAGCTTCCATTCTTTCTTTATTTGTAAGTCCTTCTATCTTAGTATCAACAAACATAGCCATATGTTTATGAGAATGTGCTTGAAAATCTATCAAAGAACTATCATACATCTCTTTTATCTCTTCCCAAGACATATATTGATTAATAGTGGCTTTACCACTTTTGATATATTCTTTCATAGCTTCTAAATTTACAGTATTATTATCTTTAATTTCAGGTTCTGTTTCCCTTTTATCCATTATATATAAAGTATTTAAAAATATAGTTGCTTTCATATTGTATTTTTTTAATAAAGGAAACACATATTTATAATTGTCAAAGTAACCATCATCAAAAGTTAGAAGTATTGAATTTGTTGGTACTTCTTTATTATATAGTTCTGAAATAGTTATAGTATTCATCTTATATTCTTTTATAACTTTTAGATGTTCTTCAAATAATTCTGGAGTAACATTAGAGATGGGATTTACCTGATGATATAGAAAAGCAGGTACTGCTCTTTTATTAAAAATAATAATTAAAAGTATTATTATT
This genomic interval carries:
- a CDS encoding glycosyltransferase family 9 protein; amino-acid sequence: MEIKRILVSRTDKIGDLILSIPSFFMIKKMYPNAELVAIVRKYNMDIVKNLPYIDRFVILDDYTKAELLEKIAYFKADVFIALYNDSYIAALARASKAKIKIGPISKLNSFFTYNKGVLQKRSRSVKNEAEYNLDLVAKLDKKSFSTLYELNTELVLTDENRKVADTFFKENTIEGKCLVVNPFIGGSAKNITDEQYVSILKKVKEEMPDLNIIVTSHISDEERNEKFCKDIGKDKVFSFSNGASILNTASIIDKADVYLGASTGPTHIAGALGKRIVAIYPNKKTQSPTRWGVFGNSNVKYIVPDENNPNEDYKNPYFDNFTKEMEDRVVKEILEGLK
- a CDS encoding polysaccharide deacetylase family protein, which encodes MIITLIILVIIILLIIIFNKRAVPAFLYHQVNPISNVTPELFEEHLKVIKEYKMNTITISELYNKEVPTNSILLTFDDGYFDNYKYVFPLLKKYNMKATIFLNTLYIMDKRETEPEIKDNNTVNLEAMKEYIKSGKATINQYMSWEEIKEMYDSSLIDFQAHSHKHMAMFVDTKIEGLTNKERMEAPELYLYGELQDNFPVFPKRGEYTGRATLVKKEFFKIFKDFYEKNIENKITDKNEILKKCQEFINGNKEYFSIESETDYEKRIKEDFSENKKIIERNLGNEVKFFCWPWGHRSKATIKVLKELGIVGFVSTKKGTNSMTANWDMIRRIELRNYSVKKFKINLLLARNLILGKIYGWIS
- a CDS encoding glycosyltransferase family 2 protein yields the protein MTLTVSIITLNEEKNLERTLKSVQDFADEIVIVDSGSTDKTEEIAKKFGAKFVYQEWLGYGAQRNKAIDLATSDWVLNIDADEEISPELAKRIKAIKENSRYKVYKINFMSVCFNKKIKHGGWSNSYRIRLFRKDSGRFNENNVHEEFETNQEIAKLHKYIYHHTYSDLADYFERFNKYTTLGAIEYYKKGKKASLISIVLSPIYKFLRMYIVRLGFLDGLEGLLLATTSSLYTMVKYYKLREIYKNKSYIEKEGNDGN